The Saccopteryx leptura isolate mSacLep1 chromosome 2, mSacLep1_pri_phased_curated, whole genome shotgun sequence genome has a window encoding:
- the RAI1 gene encoding retinoic acid-induced protein 1: MQSFRERCGFHGKQQSYQQTSQETSRLENYRQPSQAGLSCDRQRLLAKDYYNPQPPYPGYEGSASTPASTARGTGGGGGKGLPSQQVLPGRPAFPGYVGVQDGSPYPGRYAGEESLQAWGAPQPPPPQPQPLPGGVGKYDENLLKKTAVPPGRQYPEQGAQLPFRTHSLHAQPPQPLAYPKLQRQKLQSDLASPLPFPQGGHFSQQSPPSFPASSTYSSPGQGGTQGAHSYKSCTAPSAQAHDRPLAASTSLAPGPGVQNLHVYASSRLSYNQQKQQQQQQQALQSRHHSQEALHYQNLAKYQHYGQQGPGYCQPDAAIRTPEQYYQAFSPGSGHSPARSMGRSPSYSSTPSPLMPNLDSFPYSQPPPLSAGSFPASISDHSHFMPLLNPSPTDAAGGSGDAQAGNGKPLQKEKLPENLLSDLSLQSLSALTSQVENISNTVQQLLLSKALPQKKGGKNPVSRTPEQHKSRHCSPEGGGYGADQAGTPLSEPLSSTPQSSHAEPPETDYLSGSEDPLERGFLYCSQARGSPARVNSTSKAKPESVSTCSVTSPDDLSTKSDDSFQSLHGSLPLDNFSKFVAGEQDCPRLLLSALAQDDLASEILGLQEAIGEKADKAWAEAPSLAKEAGKPPFSLENHSACLDSMAKSAWPRPGEPEALPESLQLDKGGNTKDFSPGLFEDPSVGFVTPDPKKTAGPLSFGPRSTLGAGPLDPTTAAFDCFQDTAAAGAADSASPFAWPEENLGEACPRWGLHPGELTKGLEHGGKASDGLSKESIQEASACLGFQEEEPPGEKAPVPRDSKQEEVGGVKEEAGGLLQCPEVGKADTWLEDSRHCCSAADFGDLPLLPPTGRKEDLEAEEYSSLCELLGSPEQRPSTQDPLSPKGPLLCTKEEVEEVLDPKAGWGSPCHLSGESVILLGPTVGAESKVQSWFESSLSHMKPGEEGPNGALALGDPTSLAPEASLAQKPNKPAVPEAPIAKKEPVPRGKSLRSRRVHRGLPEAEDSPCRAPVLPKDLLLPESCTGPPQGQMEGAGAPGRGASEGLPRMCTRSFTALSEPRTPGPPGLTTTPAPPDKLGGKQRAAFKSGKRVGKPSPKAASSPSNPAALPVASDSSPVGSKTKETDSPGTPGRDQRSMILRSRTRTQEVFHCKRRRPSESRVPNCRTTKKLLANNHLPASFKVSGNSPKEGRASQRARVPKPGAGGKLPDRPLHALKRKSAFMAPIPSKKRSLVLRSSSSSSSGAGAGAGGGGGGGGGGGGSRGDTKEEQAEGSPTLFKRVSSPKKAKPAKGSSEHTSKPLSPETPDTCLKLAPRAAFPGAMKTKVLPPRKGRGLKLEAIVQKITSPSLKKFACKAPGAAPGNSLSLPVSEKDRGLKSARGSPVGAEGLFNVGAGQKLPAASGADPFCRNTANRPLKGKLVNSKKLSSADCLKTEDFMSPEALLPGRTVLALKKRSRKGRAGALGLPKGPPEKKPHLGPALLLTPRDRANGTQGGGEDSSGGGSKKPKMEELGLAPQPPEGQPCQPQMRVQKQPGHANYSSYSKRKRLTRGRAKNPASSPCKGRAKRRQQQQQVLPLDPAEPEIRLKYISSCKRLRADSRTPAFSPFVRVEKRDAFTTVCTVVNCPGEEPKPHRKPSSSASSSSSSSSLEAAGASSLAMLPGGSVLQPRPSLPLSSTMHLGPIVSKALSTSCLVCCLCQNPANFKDLGDLCGPYYPEHCLPKKKPKLKEKVRLPEGTCEEASLPLERTLKGLECAAATATGKPSRPDSSADPAKQGSLRTSARGLSRRLQSCYCCDSRGDGGEEAAPAADKTRKHECDKEAPAEPGGDTQEHWVHEACAVWTGGVYLVAGKLFGLQEAMKVAVDMTCSSCQEAGATIGCCHKGCTHTYHYPCASDAGCVFTEDNFSLKCPKHKRLPL, from the exons ATGCAGTCTTTTCGAGAAAGGTGTGGTTTCCATGGCAAACAACAGAGCTACCAGCAGACCTCACAGGAGACATCTCGCTTGGAGAATTACAGGCAGCCGAGCCAGGCCGGGCTGAGCTGTGACCGGCAGAGGCTGCTGGCCAAGGACTATTATAACCCACAGCCGCCATACCCCGGCTACGAGGGCAGCGCCAGCACCCCTGCCAGCACTGCCCGCGGcacaggcggcggcggcggcaaaGGCCTGCCCTCGCAGCAGGTCCTGCCGGGGAGGCCGGCGTTTCCTGGCTACGTAGGTGTCCAGGACGGCAGCCCCTACCCTGGCCGCTACGCGGGCGAGGAAAGCCTGCAGGCCTGGGGGGCCCCTCAGCCGCCGCCCCCACAGCCGCAGCCCCTGCCAGGGGGGGTGGGCAAGTATGACGAGAATCTGCTGAAGAAGACCGCCGTGCCCCCGGGCAGGCAGTACCCGGAGCAGGGTGCCCAGCTGCCCTTCCGGACTCACTCCCTGCACGCCCAGCCCCCGCAGCCCCTGGCCTACCCCAAGCTCCAGCGGCAGAAGCTGCAGAGTGACCTCGCCTCGCCCCTGCCCTTTCCCCAGGGCGGCCACTTCTCCCAGCAGTCACCACCGTCCTTCCCGGCCTCCTCCACCTACTCTTCCCCCGGCCAGGGCGGGACGCAGGGGGCCCACTCCTACAAGAGCTGCACAGCGCCCTCGGCCCAGGCCCACGACAGGCCACTGGCCGCCAGCACCAGCCTGGCCCCAGGGCCGGGAGTCCAGAACCTTCACGTCTATGCGTCCAGCCGCCTCAGCTACAaccagcagaagcagcagcagcagcagcaacaggcgCTCCAGAGCCGACACCACTCCCAGGAAGCCCTCCACTACCAAAACCTTGCCAAATACCAACACTACGGGCAGCAGGGCCCCGGCTACTGCCAGCCGGACGCGGCCATCAGGACCCCGGAGCAGTACTACCAGGCCTTCAGCCCCGGCTCCGGCCACTCCCCTGCCCGCTCCATGGGCCGCTCCCCTTCCTACAGCTCCACCCCGTCCCCGCTGATGCCGAACCTGGACAGCTTCCCCTACAGCCAGCCGCCCCCGCTCAGCGCCGGCTCCTTCCCCGCCAGCATCTCCGACCACAGCCACTTCATGCCCCTGCTCAACCCCTCCCCGACGGACGCCGCCGGCGGCTCCGGGGACGCGCAGGCCGGCAACGGCAAGccgctgcagaaggagaagctgCCCGAGAACTTGCTGTCGGACCTCAGCCTGCAGAGCCTGAGCGCCCTGACCTCGCAGGTGGAGAACATCTCCAACACCGTCCAGCAGCTGCTGCTGTCCAAGGCCCTGCCGCAGAAGAAGGGCGGCAAGAACCCGGTCTCCAGGACGCCGGAGCAGCACAAGAGCCGGCACTGCAGCCCCGAGGGCGGCGGCTACGGGGCCGACCAGGCGGGCACGCCCCTGTCCGAGCCGCTGAGCAGCACCCCGCAGTCCAGCCACGCCGAGCCGCCCGAGACGGACTACCTGAGCGGCTCCGAGGACCCGCTGGAGCGCGGCTTCCTCTACTGCAGCCAGGCCCGCGGCAGCCCCGCCAGGGTCAACAGCACCTCGAAGGCCAAGCCCGAGTCCGTGTCCACCTGCTCCGTCACCTCGCCTGACGACCTGTCCACCAAGTCCGACGACTCCTTCCAGAGCCTGCACGGCAGCCTGCCGCTCGACAACTTCTCCAAGTTCGTGGCGGGCGAGCAGGACTGCCCGCGGCTGCTGCTCAGCGCTCTGGCGCAGGACGACCTGGCCTCTGAGATCCTGGGGCTGCAGGAGGCCATCGGTGAGAAGGCGGACAAGGCTTGGGCCGAGGCGCCCAGCCTCGCCAAGGAGGCCGGCAAGCCGCCCTTCTCGCTGGAGAACCACAGCGCCTGCCTGGACTCCATGGCCAAGAGCGCGTGGCCACGGCCGGGGGAGCCCGAGGCTTTGCCCGAGTCCTTGCAGCTGGACAAGGGCGGCAACACCAAGGACTTCAGCCCGGGGCTGTTTGAAGACCCTTCTGTGGGTTTTGTCACCCCAGACCCCAAGAAGACGGCCGGCCCCCTCTCCTTTGGCCCCAGGTCCACCCTTGGGGCTGGCCCCCTCGACCCCACCACCGCAGCCTTTGACTGCTTCCAGGACACGGCCGCGGCCGGCGCGGCGGACAGCGCCAGCCCCTTCGCCTGGCCCGAGGAGAACCTGGGGGAGGCCTGTCCCCGGTGGGGGCTGCACCCCGGAGAGCTCACCAAGGGCCTGGAGCATGGGGGGAAGGCCTCGGACGGCCTCAGCAAGGAGAGTATCCAGGAGGCCTCGGCTTGCCTGGGCTTCCAGGAGGAGGAGCCCCCGGGGGAGAAGGCCCCGGTGCCCCGGGACTCCAAGCAGGAGGAGGTCGGCGGGGtgaaggaggaggcaggtgggctGCTGCAGTGCCCCGAGGTGGGCAAAGCCGACACGTGGCTGGAGGACAGCCGGCACTGCTGCTCAGCGGCAGACTTCGGGGACCTCCCGCTGCTGCCGCCCACTGGCCGGAAGGAGGACCTGGAGGCCGAGGAGTACTCGTCCCTGTGTGAGCTCCTGGGCAGCCCCGAGCAgaggcccagcacacaggaccCGCTGTCACCGAAGGGCCCGCTCTTGTGCAccaaggaggaggtggaggaggtgctgGACCCCAAGGCCGGCTGGGGCTCCCCGTGCCACCTGTCTGGGGAGTCTGTCATCTTGCTGGGCCCCACCGTGGGTGCCGAGTCCAAGGTCCAGAGCTGGTTTGAGTCCTCCTTGTCTCACATGAAACCCGGGGAAGAAGGGCCCAATGGGGCGCTGGCTCTGGGGGACCCTACCAGCCTGGCCCCCGAGGCCTCCTTGGCCCAGAAGCCAAACAAGCCCGCTGTTCCCGAGGCGCCCATTGCTAAGAAAGAGCCCGTGCCACGTGGCAAGAGTTTACGGAGCCGGCGTGTGCACCGGGGGCTTCCTGAGGCCGAGGACTCCCCGTGCAGGGCGCCGGTCCTGCCCAAAGACCTCCTGCTCCCTGAGTCCTGCACGGGGCCCCCCCAGGGGCAGATGGAAGGGGCAGGGGCCCCAGGCCGGGGGGCCTCGGAAGGGCTCCCCAGGATGTGTACTCGCTCCTTCACAGCCCTGAGCGAGCCCCGCACACCCGGGCCCCCAGGGCTCACCACCACCCCTGCCCCGCCGGACAAACTGGGGGGCAAGCAGCGAGCGGCCTTCAAGTCCGGCAAGCGGGTGGGGAAGCCCTCCCCCAAGGCAGCGTCCAGCCCCAGCAACCCGGCTGCCCTGCCCGTGGCCTCCGACAGCAGCCCCGTGGGATCCAAGACCAAGGAGACAGACTCGCCCGGCACCCCCGGCAGGGATCAGCGCTCCATGATCCTGCGGTCCCGCACCAGAACCCAGGAGGTCTTCCACTGCAAGCGGCGGAGGCCTTCGGAGAGCCGGGTCCCCAACTGCCGCACCACCAAGAAGCTCCTCGCCAACAACCATCTGCCGGCCTCGTTCAAGGTCTCTGGCAACTCCCCGAAGGAGGGCAGGGCCAGCCAGCGGGCCAGGGTCCCCAAGCCAGGCGCAGGCGGCAAGCTCCCTGACCGGCCCCTCCACGCCCTCAAAAGGAAGTCGGCCTTCATGGCGCCAATCCCCAGCAAGAAGAGGAGCCTGGTCTtacgcagcagcagcagcagcagcagcggcgccGGTGCCGGtgccggtggtggtggtggtggtggtggtggtggtggtggcagccgGGGGGACACAAAGGAGGAGCAGGCCGAGGGCTCCCCCACTCTTTTCAAGAGGGTGTCTTCTCCCAAGAAAGCCAAGCCCGCCAAGGGCAGCAGCGAGCACACCTCCAAGCCCCTGTCCCCGGAGACCCCCGACACCTGTCTCAAGCTAGCCCCCCGGGCGGCCTTCCCGGGGGCCATGAAGACCAAGGTGCTGCCGCCCCGCAAGGGCCGGGGCCTGAAGCTGGAGGCCATCGTGCAGAAGATCACCTCGCCCAGCCTGAAAAAGTTTGCCTGCAAAGCTCCAGGGGCCGCTCCTGGAAACTCTCTGAGCCTGCCCGTCTCTGAAAAGGACCGTGGGCTCAAGAGTGCCCGGGGCAGCCCGGTGGGGGCCGAGGGTCTCTTCAACGTGGGCGCCGGGCAGAAGCTCCCGGCCGCGTCGGGGGCCGACCCGTTCTGCAGAAATACAGCCAACAGACCCTTGAAAGGCAAACTGGTGAACAGTAAGAAACTGTCCTCGGCTGACTGTTTAAAAACGGAGGACTTCATGTCCCCAGAGGCCCTGCTACCTGGGAGGACTGTCCTGGCGCTGAAGAAGAGAAGCCGGAAAGGCAGGGCCGGAGCTCTGGGACTCCCCAAAGGGCCCCCGGAGAAGAAGCCCCATCTAGGCCCCGCCCTGCTCCTGACTCCCCGCGACAGGGCCAACGGCACGCAGGGCGGCGGTGAGGACAGCTCTggtggggggagcaagaagcCAAAGATGGAGGAGCTGGGCCTGGCCCCCCAGCCTCCCGAGGGCCAGCCCTGCCAACCCCAGATGAGGGTGCAGAAACAGCCGGGCCACGCCAACTACAGCAGCTATTCCAAGCGGAAGCGACTCACCCGGGGCCGGGCCAAGAACCCCGCCTCCTCGCCCTGTAAGGGGCGTGCCAagaggcggcagcagcagcagcaggtgctGCCGCTGGATCCCGCCGAGCCTGAAATCCGCCTCAAGTACATCTCCTCCTGCAAGCGGCTGCGGGCAGACAGCCGCACCCCGGCCTTCTCGCCCTTCGTGCGGGTGGAGAAGCGTGATGCGTTCACCACCGTGTGCACTGTTGTCAACTGCCCCGGGGAGGAGCCCAAGCCCCACCGGAaaccctcctcctccgcctcctcttcctcgtcctcctcctccctcgAGGCCGCCGGGGCCTCCTCCCTGGCCATGCTTCCCGGAGGCTCCGTCCTGCAGCCTcggccctccctgcccctctcctccaccATGCACCTGGGGCCCATCGTCTCCAAGGCCCTGAGCACCTCTTGCCTTGTTTGCTGCCTCTGCCAGAACCCAGCCAACTTCAAGGACCTTGGGGACCTCTGTGGGCCCTACTACCCCGAACACTGCCTCCCCAAGAAGAAGCCAAAACTCAAGGAGAAGGTGCGGCTCCCAGAGGGCACCTGCGAGGAGGCCTCGCTGCCCCTCGAGAGAACACTCAAGGGCCTCGAGTGTGCAGCCGCCACCGCCACCGGGAAGCCCTCCAGGCCTGACAGCTCAGCTGACCCAGCCAAGCAGGGCTCGCTGCGCACCAGCGCCCGGGGCCTGTCCCGACGGCTGCAGAGCTGCTACTGCTGTGACAGTCGTGGGGATGGCGGCGAGGAGGCGGCCCCGGCTGCCGACAAGACCCGCAAGCACGAGTGTGACAAGGAGGCGCCCGCAGAGCCTGGCGGGGACACGCAGGAACACTGGGTGCACGAGGCCTGTGCCGTGTGGACGGGCGGGGTCTACCTAGTGGCCGGGAAGCTCTTTGGGCTGCAGGAGGCCATGAAGGTGGCCGTGGACATG ACTTGTTCCAGCTGCCAAGAAGCCGGGGCCACCATCGGGTGCTGCCACAAAGGGTGCACCCACACCTACCATTACCCGTGTGCCAGTGATGCAG GTTGCGTATTCACCGAGGATAACTTTTCTTTGAAATGCCCCAAGCATAAG AGACTTCCATTGTAA